A section of the Sphingomonas ginsenosidivorax genome encodes:
- a CDS encoding DMT family transporter — MSTDRILPAIGMRLLSVVIFALMNTAIKLAEHHGASVSEILFFRQFGACVLVSGVIAAGPGLPSIATKRLPAHIVRAVVGLSAMAFTFNGIVALPLAEATTIGFTVPVFATILGALVLREPTGWHRWAAVGAGFAGVLIVAQPGGEHFPLWGAGCALAGAFGTASVSILLRQIGKTESALTTVFWFSALSLVPLSLVYARAVQPHDAVTWACLAGVGILGGLAQIAMTTSLRLGPVSVVVPMDYSSLLWATLLGWLVFDTLPAQATWVGAPVIVASGLYIVWREHVRRQDETEQAIA, encoded by the coding sequence ATGTCCACCGACCGCATCCTTCCCGCCATCGGCATGCGGCTTCTATCGGTGGTGATCTTCGCGCTGATGAACACCGCTATCAAGCTGGCCGAGCACCACGGCGCGAGCGTGTCGGAGATCCTGTTCTTCCGCCAGTTCGGCGCGTGCGTGCTGGTATCGGGCGTGATCGCCGCAGGCCCCGGCCTGCCGTCGATCGCGACGAAGCGGCTGCCCGCGCACATCGTCCGCGCAGTCGTCGGACTCTCGGCGATGGCGTTCACCTTCAACGGGATCGTCGCACTCCCGCTCGCCGAGGCGACGACGATCGGGTTCACGGTGCCGGTGTTCGCGACGATCCTGGGGGCGCTGGTGCTGCGCGAGCCGACCGGCTGGCATCGCTGGGCAGCCGTCGGGGCGGGGTTTGCAGGCGTGCTGATCGTCGCGCAGCCCGGCGGCGAGCATTTTCCGCTCTGGGGTGCCGGCTGCGCGCTGGCGGGGGCGTTCGGGACGGCGAGCGTGTCGATCCTGTTGCGCCAGATCGGCAAGACCGAAAGCGCGCTGACCACGGTGTTCTGGTTCTCGGCGCTGTCGCTGGTGCCGCTGTCGCTGGTCTATGCGCGCGCCGTGCAGCCGCATGACGCGGTGACATGGGCCTGCCTGGCAGGGGTCGGGATCCTCGGCGGCCTCGCACAGATCGCGATGACGACGTCGCTGCGGCTGGGGCCGGTGTCGGTCGTGGTGCCGATGGATTATTCGAGCCTGCTCTGGGCGACGCTGCTCGGCTGGCTGGTGTTCGACACGCTGCCCGCGCAGGCGACGTGGGTGGGCGCGCCGGTCATCGTCGCGAGCGGCCTCTACATCGTGTGGCGCGAGCATGTGCGCCGGCAGGACGAAACCGAACAGGCGATTGCCTGA
- a CDS encoding alpha/beta fold hydrolase, whose translation MSETTPSPQPKPRPNLAYHHTPGTGPTIVFLSGYGSDMTGTKAVTLEAWAKAQGRAFLRFDYGGCGQSEGAFEDQTLADWRDDVLAMLDALVEGPALLVGSSLGGWLMLLVAKAHPDKVAGLVGIAPAPDFTDWGFTTEEKMTLLSDGRLERVSKYGPEPVVYTRGFWSSGEANRLMFGEIAVTCPVRLVQGQRDPDVPWARTARLAELLRSADVQTVLVKDGDHRLSRDTDIALIIRAVEDVIAAL comes from the coding sequence ATGAGCGAGACCACACCGAGCCCCCAGCCCAAACCGCGCCCCAACCTGGCCTATCATCACACCCCCGGGACCGGCCCGACGATCGTGTTCCTGTCGGGCTATGGCTCCGACATGACCGGCACAAAGGCGGTCACACTCGAAGCCTGGGCCAAGGCGCAGGGCCGCGCCTTCCTCCGCTTCGACTATGGCGGCTGCGGCCAGAGCGAGGGTGCGTTCGAGGACCAGACGCTGGCGGACTGGCGCGACGACGTGCTCGCGATGCTCGACGCGCTGGTCGAGGGCCCGGCGCTGCTCGTCGGTTCGTCGCTCGGCGGCTGGCTGATGCTGCTGGTCGCGAAGGCGCACCCCGACAAGGTCGCCGGCCTGGTCGGCATCGCGCCCGCGCCCGACTTCACCGATTGGGGCTTCACCACCGAGGAGAAGATGACGCTGCTGAGCGACGGCCGGCTCGAACGCGTCAGCAAATACGGGCCCGAACCCGTCGTCTATACCCGCGGCTTCTGGTCGTCGGGCGAGGCGAACCGGCTGATGTTCGGCGAGATCGCGGTGACCTGCCCGGTCCGGCTGGTGCAGGGGCAGCGCGATCCCGACGTGCCCTGGGCGCGGACCGCGCGGCTCGCCGAGCTGCTGCGTTCAGCCGATGTGCAGACGGTGCTGGTCAAGGACGGCGACCACCGCCTGTCGCGCGATACCGACATCGCGCTGATCATCCGCGCGGTCGAGGATGTGATCGCCGCCCTATGA
- the gcvPA gene encoding aminomethyl-transferring glycine dehydrogenase subunit GcvPA, whose translation MRYLPLTPSDRSEMLAVIGAPSIDALFVDVPEAARLDGPIHGLPMHASEMAVERHMTALSRKNIAASDGPFFLGCGAYKHHLPASVDHLIQRGEFLTAYTPYQPEIAQGTLQMLFEFQTQVARLLGTDVANASIYDGSTACWEAIGMARRVTKRGRAILSGGLHPHYVSVAKTMAKFTGDVLETSAPTLTAETDIDALIAAIDDTTSCVVVQYPDILGRIADLRPLADACHAKKALLIAVVTEPVALGAITSPGEMDADIVVGEGQSLGVGLQFGGPYVGLFGCKDKYVRQMPGRLCGETVDADGRRGFVLTLSTREQHIRREKATSNICTNSGLCALAFSIHMTLLGEAGLRRLAGINHAGAVHAARRLAKVPGVELVNTHFFNEFTLKLPTEARPIVRQLADRGILAGVSLGRLYPGQDDLANGLVVAVTETTSAEDVETLAAALEEILA comes from the coding sequence ATGCGCTATCTGCCCCTGACCCCATCCGACCGGTCCGAGATGCTCGCCGTCATCGGCGCCCCCTCGATCGACGCGCTGTTCGTCGACGTGCCCGAAGCCGCGCGCCTCGACGGCCCGATCCATGGCCTGCCGATGCACGCCTCCGAGATGGCGGTAGAGCGCCACATGACCGCGCTGTCCCGGAAAAACATCGCGGCCAGTGACGGCCCGTTCTTCCTCGGCTGCGGCGCGTACAAGCATCACCTCCCCGCCAGCGTCGATCACCTGATCCAGCGCGGCGAGTTCCTGACCGCCTACACGCCCTACCAGCCGGAAATCGCGCAGGGCACGCTGCAGATGCTGTTCGAGTTCCAGACTCAGGTCGCGCGGCTGCTCGGCACCGACGTCGCCAACGCGTCGATCTACGACGGCTCGACCGCGTGCTGGGAAGCGATCGGCATGGCGCGCCGCGTGACCAAGCGGGGCAGGGCGATCCTGTCGGGCGGGCTCCACCCGCATTATGTCTCTGTCGCGAAGACGATGGCGAAGTTCACCGGCGACGTGCTCGAAACGTCGGCGCCGACGCTGACCGCCGAGACCGATATCGACGCGCTGATCGCCGCGATCGACGACACGACGTCGTGCGTCGTCGTCCAGTATCCCGACATCCTCGGCCGTATCGCCGACCTGCGTCCGCTGGCGGATGCGTGCCACGCAAAGAAGGCGCTGCTGATCGCGGTCGTCACCGAGCCGGTGGCGCTCGGCGCGATCACCTCGCCCGGCGAGATGGACGCGGACATCGTCGTCGGCGAGGGCCAGTCGCTCGGCGTCGGCCTACAGTTCGGCGGCCCCTATGTCGGCCTGTTCGGCTGCAAGGACAAATATGTCCGCCAGATGCCGGGCCGGCTCTGCGGCGAGACCGTCGACGCCGATGGCCGCCGCGGCTTCGTGCTGACGCTGTCGACGCGCGAGCAGCATATCCGCCGCGAGAAGGCGACGAGCAACATCTGCACCAATTCGGGGCTCTGCGCGCTCGCCTTCTCGATCCACATGACGCTGCTCGGTGAGGCTGGCCTGCGCCGGTTGGCCGGGATCAACCATGCGGGTGCGGTCCATGCCGCGCGGCGCCTCGCGAAGGTGCCGGGCGTCGAGCTGGTCAACACGCATTTCTTCAACGAATTCACGCTGAAGCTGCCGACCGAGGCGCGCCCGATCGTCCGCCAGCTGGCCGACCGCGGAATCCTCGCCGGCGTGTCGCTCGGCCGGCTCTATCCGGGCCAGGACGACCTTGCCAACGGGCTGGTCGTCGCCGTCACCGAAACCACGTCCGCGGAGGACGTCGAGACGCTTGCCGCCGCACTCGAGGAGATCCTGGCATGA
- a CDS encoding glycosyltransferase family 2 protein yields the protein MIRPALSVVVPCYNEAACLDILHARISGAAKAAVGEDYEIVLINDGSRDDSWGAMQRLAAADPRLVAINLSRNHGHQLALTAGLDLCAGEQILIIDADLQDPPELLAEMRAAMAAQSADVVYAVRRQRAGETLFKKATAAAFYRLLTRMTETPIPLDTGDFRLMSRRALDAFLSLPEQARFIRGMVAWIGFRQVPFPYDRAERHAGETNYPLAKMIRLAFDAVTGFSTAPLRFASHVGLALTAASVLLLVYIAFGFLTGSAVQGWTSTMLVVVLLGAVQMFVLGMIGEYIGRLYVESKRRPLYIVADVAGPIQGTATLGFRAEPVEVVRLAD from the coding sequence ATGATCCGTCCCGCGCTGTCCGTCGTCGTCCCCTGCTATAACGAGGCCGCGTGCCTCGACATCCTGCATGCCCGTATCTCCGGTGCGGCGAAGGCCGCGGTCGGCGAGGATTACGAGATCGTGCTGATCAACGACGGATCGCGCGACGACAGCTGGGGCGCGATGCAGCGGCTCGCCGCCGCCGATCCCCGGCTGGTCGCGATCAACCTGTCGCGCAACCATGGCCATCAGCTCGCGCTGACCGCGGGCCTCGACCTGTGCGCGGGCGAGCAGATCCTGATCATCGACGCCGACCTGCAGGACCCGCCCGAACTGCTGGCCGAGATGCGCGCGGCGATGGCGGCGCAGAGCGCCGACGTGGTCTATGCGGTACGCCGCCAGCGCGCGGGCGAGACCTTGTTCAAGAAGGCGACCGCGGCGGCGTTCTATCGCCTGCTGACGCGGATGACCGAGACGCCGATTCCGCTCGACACCGGCGATTTCCGGCTGATGAGCCGGCGTGCGCTGGATGCGTTCCTGAGCTTGCCCGAACAGGCACGGTTCATTCGCGGGATGGTGGCGTGGATCGGGTTTCGCCAGGTGCCGTTCCCCTATGACCGCGCCGAGCGGCATGCGGGCGAGACGAACTATCCGCTCGCCAAGATGATCCGGCTGGCGTTCGACGCGGTTACCGGTTTTTCGACCGCGCCGCTGCGGTTCGCGAGCCATGTCGGGCTGGCGCTGACCGCGGCGTCGGTGCTGCTGCTGGTCTATATCGCGTTCGGGTTCCTCACCGGCAGCGCGGTGCAGGGCTGGACTTCGACGATGCTGGTCGTCGTGCTGTTGGGCGCGGTGCAGATGTTCGTGCTGGGGATGATCGGCGAATATATCGGCCGGCTGTACGTCGAATCGAAGCGGCGGCCGCTGTACATCGTCGCCGACGTCGCGGGGCCGATCCAGGGGACGGCGACCCTGGGGTTCCGCGCGGAGCCGGTCGAGGTCGTCCGCCTGGCTGATTAA
- a CDS encoding aminoacyl--tRNA ligase-related protein, with product MIKRALNVTREADFSAWYQAVISEADLAEESGVRGCMVIRPWGYGIWERIQRLLDDRIKATGHENCYFPLFIPLSYFEKEAEHVEGFAKEMAVVTHHRLKADGYGRLVPDPEAKLEEPLVVRPTSEMVIGAAFARWVQSWRDLPVLINQWANVVRWEMRTRMFLRTSEFLWQEGHTAHATADEARDETLKMLEVYRDFAETCLGLHVIAGEKPENERFPGAVSTYSIEAMMQDGKALQAGTSHFLGTNFASAQNIRFQNAAGEFELANTTSWGVSTRMIGGVIMVHGDDDGLRVPPMIAPWQVVIVPMLRDNPDDAAIVDYCKALQADLAKQSALGEPVRALLDLKPAKAATKRWGWVKKGAPIVIEVGGRDVAGANVSVIRRDRLYREDGKLDSAVTARDAFVDAVSATLADIQTGLHVESMDRLKANIVPVTEFAELETHFADSVKNPGWVDVRWSKPTGAALDTVVERLKALKLTIRNAPLGQSGADHGLCIFTGEPAVERVLIGRAY from the coding sequence ATGATAAAGCGCGCACTCAACGTCACCCGCGAGGCGGACTTCTCCGCCTGGTACCAGGCCGTCATCTCGGAAGCCGACCTCGCCGAGGAATCGGGCGTCCGCGGCTGCATGGTCATCCGCCCCTGGGGCTATGGCATCTGGGAGCGCATCCAGCGGCTGCTCGACGACCGGATCAAGGCGACCGGCCACGAGAACTGCTATTTCCCGCTCTTCATCCCGCTCTCCTACTTCGAGAAGGAGGCCGAGCATGTCGAGGGCTTCGCCAAGGAAATGGCGGTGGTCACGCACCACCGGCTGAAGGCCGACGGCTATGGCCGGCTCGTCCCCGATCCCGAAGCCAAGCTCGAGGAGCCGCTGGTCGTGCGGCCCACGTCCGAGATGGTGATCGGCGCCGCGTTCGCGCGCTGGGTGCAGTCGTGGCGCGACCTGCCCGTGCTGATCAACCAATGGGCCAACGTCGTCCGCTGGGAAATGCGCACGCGCATGTTCCTGCGCACCAGCGAGTTCCTCTGGCAGGAGGGCCACACCGCGCACGCGACCGCCGACGAGGCGCGCGACGAGACATTGAAGATGCTCGAAGTGTACCGCGACTTCGCCGAGACCTGTCTCGGCCTTCACGTCATCGCCGGCGAGAAGCCCGAGAACGAGCGCTTCCCCGGTGCGGTCTCGACCTATTCGATCGAGGCGATGATGCAGGACGGCAAGGCGCTGCAGGCGGGCACCTCGCACTTCCTCGGCACCAACTTCGCGTCTGCACAGAACATCCGCTTCCAGAACGCGGCGGGCGAGTTCGAGCTCGCCAACACGACAAGCTGGGGCGTTTCGACGCGGATGATCGGCGGCGTCATCATGGTGCACGGCGACGACGACGGTCTGCGCGTGCCGCCGATGATCGCGCCGTGGCAGGTCGTGATCGTGCCGATGTTGCGCGACAATCCCGACGACGCCGCGATCGTCGACTATTGCAAGGCGCTCCAGGCCGATCTCGCCAAGCAGTCCGCGCTCGGCGAGCCGGTCCGCGCGCTGCTCGACCTCAAGCCCGCCAAGGCCGCGACCAAGCGCTGGGGCTGGGTCAAGAAGGGCGCGCCGATCGTCATCGAGGTCGGCGGCCGCGACGTCGCCGGCGCCAACGTCTCGGTCATCCGCCGCGACCGGCTCTACCGCGAGGACGGCAAGCTCGACAGCGCCGTCACCGCGCGGGACGCGTTCGTCGACGCGGTCTCGGCCACGCTGGCGGATATCCAGACCGGGCTGCACGTCGAATCGATGGACCGCCTCAAGGCCAACATCGTCCCCGTCACCGAGTTCGCCGAGCTGGAAACGCACTTCGCCGACAGCGTGAAGAACCCCGGCTGGGTCGACGTCCGCTGGTCCAAGCCGACCGGCGCTGCACTCGACACGGTCGTCGAGCGGTTGAAGGCGCTGAAACTGACGATCCGCAACGCTCCGCTCGGCCAGAGCGGTGCCGATCACGGCCTGTGCATCTTCACCGGCGAACCTGCGGTCGAACGCGTCCTGATCGGCCGCGCCTATTGA
- the gcvT gene encoding glycine cleavage system aminomethyltransferase GcvT translates to MSDQSSIIDHADDYVALEPQALPLDAWHRAHGARMVEFAGYLMPIQYDGIMAEHAWTRESAGLFDVSHMGQLVLTGGDVAAALETVLPGDIAGLAAGKMRYSLLLAEDGGILDDLMATRLPAENPFASEDAEPAGYDPLRATGEAPTGSFYVVVNGATKYDDVAYLLDQVSDDVTLNLLEDQALLALQGPKAVDALARLVPGVEALTFMTAGAFAWGSVPLWISRSGYTGEDGFEISVPADQVAAFADALAAEPEVKPIGLGARDSLRLEAGLPLYGHDLDPEITPVMADLGFALSKRRREAADFAGATRILSEREHGPASKRVGLIVEGRQPAREGADVIDQSGAVIGRLTSGGFAPTLGKPIAMAYVPLALSAPGTRIEIAQRGKVHTATVTAMPFVPHRYVRSK, encoded by the coding sequence ATGAGCGATCAATCCAGCATCATCGATCACGCCGACGACTATGTCGCGCTCGAGCCTCAGGCCTTGCCGCTCGACGCCTGGCACCGGGCGCACGGCGCGCGGATGGTCGAGTTCGCCGGCTATCTGATGCCGATCCAGTATGACGGCATCATGGCCGAGCACGCCTGGACCCGCGAGAGCGCAGGGTTGTTCGACGTCAGCCATATGGGCCAGCTCGTCCTTACCGGCGGCGATGTCGCCGCCGCGCTCGAAACCGTGCTGCCGGGCGACATCGCCGGACTGGCAGCGGGCAAGATGCGCTACTCGCTGCTGCTGGCGGAAGATGGCGGCATCCTCGACGACTTGATGGCGACCCGCCTGCCGGCCGAGAACCCGTTTGCGAGCGAGGATGCCGAGCCCGCGGGCTACGACCCGCTGCGCGCGACCGGCGAGGCGCCGACCGGCAGCTTCTACGTCGTCGTCAACGGCGCCACCAAGTACGACGACGTTGCCTACCTGCTCGACCAGGTCTCGGACGACGTCACGCTCAACCTGCTCGAGGACCAGGCGCTGCTCGCGCTGCAGGGGCCCAAGGCGGTCGACGCGCTCGCCCGGCTCGTGCCCGGCGTCGAGGCGCTCACCTTCATGACCGCGGGCGCGTTCGCCTGGGGGTCGGTGCCGCTGTGGATCAGCCGCTCGGGCTATACCGGCGAGGACGGCTTCGAGATTTCGGTCCCCGCGGACCAGGTCGCTGCCTTCGCCGATGCGCTCGCTGCCGAGCCAGAGGTGAAGCCGATCGGTCTGGGCGCACGCGACTCGCTGCGGCTCGAGGCCGGTCTGCCGCTCTACGGTCACGACCTCGACCCCGAGATCACGCCGGTGATGGCCGATCTCGGCTTCGCGCTGTCGAAGCGTCGCCGCGAGGCTGCCGACTTCGCCGGCGCGACGCGCATCCTGTCCGAGCGCGAGCACGGTCCCGCGAGCAAGCGCGTCGGATTGATCGTCGAGGGCCGCCAGCCCGCGCGCGAGGGGGCCGACGTCATCGACCAGAGCGGCGCGGTGATCGGTCGCCTGACCAGCGGCGGCTTCGCGCCCACGCTCGGGAAGCCGATCGCGATGGCCTATGTGCCGCTCGCGCTGTCGGCGCCTGGCACCCGCATCGAGATCGCGCAGCGCGGCAAGGTCCATACCGCCACCGTCACCGCGATGCCTTTCGTTCCCCACCGTTATGTCCGGAGCAAGTGA
- the gcvPB gene encoding aminomethyl-transferring glycine dehydrogenase subunit GcvPB — MSINQSGWRPTAPEAKSGNVPASVTGNKALMLEEALIFEIGDARTTGVDFAEGDVAHDMLGDLTRKAPIGLPGLSEPETVRHYTRLSRQNYGIDLGFFPLGSCTMKHNPRLNEKMARLPGFSDVHPLQPVDTVQGALEVIHQLAHWLVTLTGMTSVAMSPKAGAHGELCGILAIRAALEAKGEGARKVILVPESAHGTNPATAAFAGYSVEDIPATAEGRVDTAALKARLGPDVAGVMITNPNTCGLFERDMREISDAVHAAGGFVYCDGANFNAIVGRVRPGDLGIDAMHINLHKTFSTPHGGGGPGSGPVVFSAALTPFAPLPFVEKQGDHFALIEEETAGEHHAGSFGRMVAFHGQMGMFTRALTYILSHGADGLRQVAEDAVLNANYILRSLDDTLDAPFGPSGPCMHEALFSDAGLAEGFSTIDIAKGLIDEGYHPMTMYFPLVVHGAMLVEPTETESKAALDQFIAALRSVAERAKAGDAALKSAPHFAPRSRLDETLAARKPVLVWKDTAPLAQAAE; from the coding sequence ATGAGCATCAACCAGAGCGGCTGGCGTCCGACCGCGCCCGAAGCCAAGTCGGGCAACGTCCCCGCTAGCGTCACCGGCAACAAGGCGCTGATGCTCGAGGAAGCGCTGATCTTCGAGATTGGTGATGCCAGGACCACCGGGGTCGATTTCGCCGAGGGCGACGTCGCGCACGACATGCTCGGCGACCTGACCCGAAAGGCGCCGATCGGGCTGCCCGGCCTGTCCGAGCCCGAGACCGTTCGCCACTACACGCGCCTGTCGCGCCAGAACTACGGCATCGACCTCGGCTTCTTCCCGCTCGGTTCGTGCACGATGAAGCACAACCCGCGCCTCAACGAGAAGATGGCGCGGCTGCCCGGCTTCTCCGACGTCCATCCGCTCCAGCCGGTCGACACGGTGCAGGGCGCGTTGGAGGTCATCCACCAGCTCGCGCACTGGCTCGTCACGCTCACCGGCATGACCAGCGTCGCGATGAGCCCCAAGGCCGGCGCGCACGGCGAGCTGTGCGGCATCCTCGCGATCCGAGCCGCGCTCGAAGCAAAGGGCGAGGGCGCGCGGAAGGTCATCCTCGTCCCCGAATCGGCGCACGGCACCAACCCCGCGACCGCGGCGTTCGCCGGCTACAGCGTCGAGGACATCCCCGCGACCGCCGAAGGCCGCGTGGACACCGCGGCGCTGAAGGCGCGGCTCGGGCCCGACGTCGCGGGCGTGATGATCACCAATCCCAACACCTGCGGGCTGTTCGAGCGCGACATGCGCGAGATTTCGGACGCGGTGCATGCGGCGGGCGGCTTCGTCTATTGCGACGGCGCCAACTTCAACGCGATCGTCGGTCGCGTGCGGCCGGGCGATCTCGGCATCGACGCGATGCACATCAACCTGCACAAGACCTTCTCGACGCCGCATGGCGGCGGCGGTCCGGGGTCGGGTCCGGTGGTGTTCTCCGCCGCGCTCACGCCGTTCGCACCGCTTCCCTTCGTCGAGAAGCAGGGTGACCATTTTGCGCTGATCGAGGAAGAGACCGCGGGCGAGCATCACGCCGGCAGCTTCGGCCGGATGGTCGCGTTCCACGGCCAGATGGGCATGTTCACGCGCGCACTGACCTACATCCTCAGCCACGGCGCCGACGGCCTGCGCCAGGTCGCCGAGGATGCGGTGCTCAACGCCAACTACATCCTGCGCAGCCTCGACGACACGCTCGACGCGCCGTTCGGTCCGTCGGGGCCGTGCATGCACGAAGCGCTGTTCTCGGACGCCGGCCTCGCCGAGGGCTTCTCGACGATCGACATCGCCAAGGGGCTGATCGACGAGGGCTATCACCCGATGACGATGTACTTCCCGCTCGTCGTCCACGGCGCGATGCTGGTCGAGCCGACCGAGACCGAATCGAAGGCGGCGCTCGACCAGTTCATTGCAGCCCTCCGCTCGGTCGCCGAACGCGCCAAGGCCGGTGACGCCGCGCTCAAGTCGGCGCCGCACTTCGCGCCGCGCTCGCGGCTGGACGAGACGCTGGCGGCGCGCAAGCCGGTCCTAGTCTGGAAGGATACCGCTCCGCTCGCGCAAGCCGCGGAGTAA
- the ispH gene encoding 4-hydroxy-3-methylbut-2-enyl diphosphate reductase: MIAPDKPPLALLIAAPRGFCAGVDRAIRIVELAIEKHGAPVYVRHEIVHNKFVVDTLKAQGAVFVEDLDAVPDGAPVVFSAHGVPKSVPAEAQDRGLDYLDATCPLVSKVHRQAERLVAAGRHIVFIGHAGHPEVIGTFGQVPEGTMSLVETVDDAEAFTPPDPTNMAFLTQTTLSVDDTAAVVAVLQRRFPMMQPPRGEDICYATSNRQAAVKAIARECDAMLVIGAPNSSNSVRLVEVAEREGVRAMLIQRADVLDFAFLDGVTTLGITAGASAPELLVRELVAKLSERFTVTEREIETTRETITFKLPRGLDAAA, encoded by the coding sequence ATGATCGCACCCGACAAGCCGCCGCTCGCCCTGCTGATCGCCGCCCCGCGCGGCTTCTGTGCCGGGGTCGACCGCGCCATCCGGATCGTCGAGCTGGCGATCGAGAAGCATGGCGCACCCGTCTATGTCCGCCACGAGATCGTCCACAACAAGTTCGTCGTCGACACGCTGAAGGCGCAGGGCGCGGTGTTCGTCGAGGATCTCGACGCGGTGCCCGACGGCGCACCGGTGGTGTTCTCGGCGCACGGCGTGCCCAAATCGGTCCCGGCCGAGGCGCAGGACCGCGGGCTCGACTATCTCGACGCGACCTGCCCGCTCGTGTCGAAGGTCCACCGCCAGGCCGAGCGGCTGGTCGCGGCGGGGCGGCACATCGTCTTCATCGGCCATGCCGGCCACCCGGAAGTGATCGGCACGTTCGGGCAGGTTCCCGAGGGCACGATGTCGCTGGTCGAGACGGTCGACGATGCCGAGGCGTTCACGCCGCCCGACCCGACCAACATGGCGTTCCTGACGCAGACCACGCTGTCGGTCGACGACACCGCCGCGGTCGTCGCGGTCCTGCAGCGCCGCTTCCCGATGATGCAGCCGCCGCGCGGCGAGGACATCTGCTACGCCACGTCGAACCGCCAGGCGGCGGTCAAGGCGATCGCGCGCGAATGCGATGCGATGCTGGTGATCGGTGCCCCCAATTCGTCCAACTCGGTCCGGCTGGTCGAGGTCGCGGAGCGCGAGGGCGTGCGCGCGATGCTGATCCAGCGCGCCGACGTGCTCGACTTCGCGTTCCTCGACGGGGTGACCACGCTGGGCATCACCGCGGGCGCGTCGGCACCCGAGCTGCTGGTGCGCGAACTGGTCGCGAAGCTGTCCGAGCGGTTCACCGTCACCGAGCGCGAGATCGAGACGACCCGCGAGACGATCACCTTCAAGCTGCCCCGCGGCCTCGACGCGGCCGCCTGA
- a CDS encoding VOC family protein — translation MKYLHTMVRVADPDATIRFFELLGLKEVRRLENEKGRFTLIFLATPEDMNAPGERANAEVELTYNWDPEEYGEGRNFGHLAYRVQDIYATCQRLMDAGVTINRPPRDGHMAFVRSPDNISIELLQDGVLDPAEPWASMPNTGHW, via the coding sequence ATGAAATACCTCCACACCATGGTCCGCGTCGCCGACCCGGACGCGACGATCCGCTTCTTCGAACTGCTCGGCCTCAAGGAAGTCCGCCGGCTCGAGAACGAGAAGGGCCGCTTTACGCTGATCTTCCTGGCGACGCCCGAAGACATGAACGCGCCGGGCGAACGCGCCAATGCCGAGGTCGAACTGACCTATAACTGGGACCCGGAAGAATATGGCGAAGGCCGCAATTTCGGCCATCTCGCCTACCGCGTCCAGGATATCTACGCGACCTGCCAGCGACTGATGGACGCTGGCGTAACGATCAACCGCCCTCCGCGCGACGGTCACATGGCGTTCGTCCGCAGCCCCGACAATATCTCGATCGAGCTGCTGCAGGACGGCGTACTCGATCCGGCCGAGCCCTGGGCCTCGATGCCCAACACCGGTCACTGGTGA
- the gcvH gene encoding glycine cleavage system protein GcvH, with translation MSRYFTKDHEWVDVTGDVGTVGISDYAQGQLGDVVFVDVPEAGKQLTKGADAAVVESVKAASDVYSPVSGTVTEGNAALADDSSLVNSAPETDGWFFKLTLSDPSELDSLMDEAAYASFVEGL, from the coding sequence ATGAGCCGCTACTTCACCAAAGATCACGAGTGGGTCGACGTCACCGGTGACGTCGGCACGGTCGGCATTTCCGACTATGCGCAAGGGCAGCTCGGCGACGTCGTGTTCGTCGACGTTCCCGAGGCGGGCAAGCAGCTGACTAAAGGCGCCGACGCCGCGGTCGTCGAATCCGTCAAGGCTGCGAGCGACGTCTATTCGCCGGTCTCGGGCACCGTCACCGAGGGCAACGCCGCGCTCGCCGACGATTCGAGCCTGGTGAATTCGGCGCCGGAGACCGACGGCTGGTTCTTCAAGCTGACGCTCAGCGATCCGAGCGAGCTTGACAGCCTGATGGACGAAGCCGCCTATGCGAGCTTCGTCGAAGGGCTCTGA